ACGAAAGCTTAGGAGAGACCAGCAGTACCGTACTGACTACTTGGAGTTTATGGAAGATATCATTGCTCGTGGCCACGCAGAAAAGGTCCCTGAAGATGAAGTTGACAATCAACCAGCCTGGTATATTCCTCACCATGGCATATATACCACCCTCAAAAGCCTGGAAAGATACGAGTGGTCTTTGATTGCTCAGCAAGGTTCCAAAAACGTCACTGAATGACCAACTCCTTATTGGTCCAGAGCTCACAAACACCTTGGTGGGAGTCCTTTGCAGGTTTCGCAAAGGCCCGATTGCCATAATGTGTGATGTGGAAAAAATGTTTCATCAGTTCCATGTAAGACCTGAGCACCAAGACTACCTAAGGTTCTTATGGTGGGAGAACGGTGATCTAGAGTCTCCACCCTCAATTTTTAGGATGAAGGTCCACCTATTTGGGGCAGCGTCCTCCCCTGGGTGTGCCAATTTTGGACTTAAGCATCTAGCCACTCAAGGTCAAGATAAATTTAACTCAAGCACTGTTAAGTTCATCCAAAGAAATTTTTATGTTGATGATGGACTGGTGTGCATAACGTCTGAAGCTGAAGCAATTCAGCTGATTAAGGAAGCGAGAGATCTTTGCAGCACAGGCAAACTTAGACTACACAAGTTCATTTCCAACAGCAAGGAGGTATTGAAATCGAGCACCGAAGGATGAATGTGCTGAAAGTGTCAAAGACATGGACATGGCTTTGGGAGAGCCACTCATGGAAAGAGCTCTTGGCGTTCAATGGTGTGTATCCTCTGATGACTTCCAGTTCAGAGTGACCATTAAGGAACACCCAAATACCAGAAGAGGAGTACTTTCTACAGTGGCTTCAATCTACGATCCGTTGGGATTCGTAGCgccttttattctcagtggaaagCAGATCTTACAACAACTGTGTAGAGACAAAGTAACTTGGGACGAGCCACTCCCACAAGAGCTAAGAGTACAGTGGGAAGTGTGGCTAAAAGATCTTCAAACCTTATCTAATGTGAGAATTAGAAGGTGTTATATCCCAGATAACTTCAAGGAGGTAAAGCAGTACGAACTTCACCACTTCTCTGATGCAAGTGTCATCGGTTATGGGGAGTGTACTTACCTCAGAGCGGTCGACATTGAAGGAAATGTTCACTGCAAGCTAGTCATGGGAAAAGCACGGGTTGCTCCTACCAAGGTAACCACAGTGCCACGTCTTGAGTTGTCGGCTGCAGTTGTAGCAGCAAGAACAAGTGTAATGCTCAGAAATGAGCTTGAAATAGAGGATCTTCAAGAACATTTTTGGACTGACTCCAAGGTCGTCCTTGGCTATATAAACAATGATGCCAGACGGTTTCAAGTGTTTGTAGCAAACAGAATCCAAAGAATCAAGTCCATTACAGATCCTGCACAATGGCACTTTGTAAGGTCTGAAGATAATCCTGCAGATCATGCGTCGAGAGGTCTCTCCGCAGATCAGCTTCTTGCTTCAAATTGGTTTACTGGCCCAGATTTCTTATGGGAAAGAGAGCTACCCAAAGGAGAAGTTATGGTGGGAAAGGTCTACGATGATGATCCGGAACTTAAAAGAACCCTGGTGCTCAACACCAAAGCGAGGGAGGATAGGTCATTGTTAGACCGCCTAACAAAGTTTTCTGACTGGAAAAGAGCTGTCAAGGCTATTGCTCTTTTAAAGCGCCATGCTAAACAGATCAAGGGCATCAAAGATAAAGTAAGTGGAGCTACAAGTGttgaggaaagaaaggaagcaGAGCTATTCATAATCAAGTTGGCTCAGAAGGAAGCATTCAGCAGTGAAATCAAAGGTATAAAGCAAGGCAAAGATATAAAACCCAAAGACAAAGTTAACAAACTACATAAGCTGAGTCCTTTTGTAGATGAGCATGGTGTACTTAGGGTTGGAGGACGGTTGACAAGATCTGTTCTTCATCCGCATGTCAAGCATCCTGCTATTGTACCAAATAAGAGTCATGTATCATCGTTGCTTATTAAGCACTACCATGAAAGGGTGCATCATCAAGGAAGAGGAATAACTGCCAATGAATTGCGATCCAATGGAATATGGATCACAGGATGCAGCAGTGCAGTTGCCTCACATATCTACAAGTGCACAACATGCAGAAAGTACAGAAGGAACACACAAGATCCAAAAATGGCGGACTTGCCAGAGGAAAGAATGGAAATGACACCTCCTTTTACATATTGTGGCATTGATTGTTTTGGACCATTTTACGTGAAGGAAGCAAGGAAGGAACTGAAGAAGTATGGTCTCATTTTCACTTGTATGTGTTCTAGAGCCATACATATTGAAATGCTTGATGATCTCACTACAGATGCCTTTATCAATGCATTACGAATATTCATTGCAATACGTGGACATGTAAGACAGTTAAGATGTGATCAAGGCACAAACTTCGTAGGTGCAAGAGGAGAGTTCATGAACACAATgaaaaggataaatcctgaacAGTTGAAGGAATATGGATGTGAATTCATAATGAACTTCCCATCATCGAGCCACATGGGCGGCGTATGGGAGAGGCAGATTAGAACGATCAGAAGCGTTTTAACCACAATCCTTGACCAGTCTGCTAAACGACTTGACAGTGCCTCGCTCAGAACCTTTCTGTACGAAGTGATGGCTATTATTAATAGCAGACCACTGACAGTTGAGCATTTAAATGACCCAACAAGTCATGAACCTCTCACGCCCAATCATATTCTTATGATGAAGTCAAACATAATATTCCCACCTCCAGGTGAATTTGTGAGTCAGGATCTATACTTGCGCAAGAGATGGCGCCAGGTGCAGTTCTTGGCAAATGAATTTTGGACAAGGTGGAAGAAGGAGTATCTCCTTAATCTTCAACAAAGACAAATATGgcaaaaagagaagagaaatacaAAGGTCGACGACATTGTCATCCTACAGGAAGACAGTTCGCCACGTAATCAATGGAGATTGGCAAGAGTGACAGAAGTGTATCCGAGTCCTGATGGAAAGGTTTCGAAAAGTGAAACTGCTAATTAGTGACTCAACCTTAGACAGCCAGGGAAGACGCGTTTCCAAGCCAGTCTACCTTGATAGGCCTGTACAGAAGACAGTTTTACTGCTTGAAGCAGAATAAATATTATTGTTCCCAGTTTAGGTTACTGTAAGGTAAAGGCATATAGTATGGTTGAAATTAAGGTGTGAAATTGTCGAAATTGTGAGgtgaaatgacaaaattgtCATTTGGTGGGAGTATAACTGCCgtacatatttctttcaattaatatgttctataatttccatacatattgtttctgttgttttaacatgtgtttgtttaaattaattcatgcatGTTGAGTGCTTATGTTGAGTGGGAACTAGGGTGCATATGTGTTGCACACGGACATTTTTGAGGGATGCAATAGGAAAGAACGGACTTTTGGTGAGAGGTTGGTGTCTCTGCATGTGAATTTAAGTTGTGAAGAAGTTGCAAAGAAgacaagatgttttttatttttgtattttgatcggGGCATTTAAAGAACTCATTCCCCCTTGGTTATATGCAGCCAGCGAGGTATGtaaagtatgtttgtgtttcccgagtgtatttgtatagagttttgcaatatatgtgaatgtgtttatgttttacattgtcatactgtagtttgacGGTGGATTTCATTGACGGTGAACGTGATAgcggagaaaagaaagagaaaggcaaTAAATCCATCAGTATCCAGACCCATGGCGTCGTTTATTTCCCGGAGGGAGTGATACTAACTAAATCTAAAAGACAACTATACAGACTGGAATAAACACACTAGCCTAGCAACAATAAGGCTACAAACAAACCATAATGCGACTGGAGAtttcatcaaatgtcttgttttgtccgagcAACAGTGGCAAAATATTGAATTCACTATAATGTAATCTGTTCTATAGGACTAGTTGTTGATATCCCTTAAATTGCACACCTCAGGAATGCTGCCTAGACTCAAGGTCAAGGTCTCCATATTAATGGCTGAGATTCTTGGGAGATGGCAGGACATCATAGGCAGCCTTGATGGTGAAGCCACCCCTCCCTTGATGCACTTGGCCCACAATGTCCTAGGATTTGAGCTCTGCCTTTGCCTGCTGGGTGTCTTCTGATGGGGCCCATTTTCTACCAGTAGCCAGGATGGGGGCAGTTTGGGCTACAAATGGATTACGTGACTCTTTTAGCATCATCTCCAGTCTTACTTTGGCACACTTGTACTCCTAAGTGAGACTGGAGATGGGTGGCATTAGGACTCCTTTGCCATAGAGCCCTTTACTGCTGAGGCTTGATTTTCATCTGAGCCTGCTTGATGTTCTGTGATTTGGTCGTGGTGAGTGTTGTGAGGTTGTCCATGTATGCTCTGACAGGTGGCAGCCCCAGGCTTGGTCTTATCCGCTTAGCTGGCCATGATTCCCACTTTCAGATGTTGCCACGCTGTGGTATAGTCTGCTGTTGTTAAACATAGCTGCACATCCTGGAAGTAGGCCTTGATGAGGATTGTGAGGGCCACTGGGACCCTGAGAAAGTCGAAGGCAGTCCAGAGGAGGTTGTGAGGGACTGAGCCAATGGCATTGGCGAGGTCCAAGAATACCACATGAAGGTCTGCTCCTTCCTTTTTGGCCACCTGTATCTGATGCCAGATGGTATTAGCATGTTCCAGACAGCCAGAGAAGCCAAGGATCCCTGATTTTTGGATTGATGTGTCAATCAGATGGTTTCTTTCCAGGTACCTGACAGCCTTTGAGCCACTAcactaaagattattttgccCTTGATGTTTAATAGGCTGATCTGGCAGAATTGGCCAATTTCTGATGAGTCCTTTTCCTTTGGGATCAGGATGTCTCCTGCTCTCCGCCATGATGTTGGTATCTCCTGCTTATGCTATACCACCTTCATGAGCCTCCAGAGGAAATGCAGGATGTCTGGTGCATTTTTGTAGAGCCTGTATGGGACTCCGTTGGGCCCTGGAACTGATGAGGCTCTTGATCTGTGCACAGATTTCTCCACTTTACTCCATCTAGGCAGGCTTACATCTAATTGTTGTTCTGGTGGCTGGATTGGTGGCATGTCAGGTAGGAGGGTGATCTCTTTCTGGTGTTGGTTGTCCGTGCAGGACATCTCCAGATGTTTTTCAAGGTCtgcctttcttctttcttcttcttcttctgttgtgttttatggcggttggcgtCCCTAATtgcgcattaccgccacctactgaattttaacagcttcacagtttaaactTTTACCAGTGTCCACCCAACGTGATCCCATGCCATAGTCACTTCTATAACCCAGACCCCATTGTCTGAGTTGGTgcaactccttccctcagtgtaacatccagatcctctccagatatGTCCTCAACATTCAAGAATCTTCTTGCCGCAtccagcaccatcttaatcctttctgacttccccttCATTTCAGCCGCACAGtttataaccatggcaa
This Siniperca chuatsi isolate FFG_IHB_CAS linkage group LG12, ASM2008510v1, whole genome shotgun sequence DNA region includes the following protein-coding sequences:
- the LOC122885987 gene encoding uncharacterized protein LOC122885987; the protein is MDMALGEPLMERALGVQWCVSSDDFQFRVTIKEHPNTRRGVLSTVASIYDPLGFVAPFILSGKQILQQLCRDKVTWDEPLPQELRVQWEVWLKDLQTLSNVRIRRCYIPDNFKEVKQYELHHFSDASVIGYGECTYLRAVDIEGNVHCKLVMGKARVAPTKVTTVPRLELSAAVVAARTSVMLRNELEIEDLQEHFWTDSKVVLGYINNDARRFQVFVANRIQRIKSITDPAQWHFVRSEDNPADHASRGLSADQLLASNWFTGPDFLWERELPKGEVMVGKVYDDDPELKRTLVLNTKAREDRSLLDRLTKFSDWKRAVKAIALLKRHAKQIKGIKDKVSGATSVEERKEAELFIIKLAQKEAFSSEIKGIKQGKDIKPKDKVNKLHKLSPFVDEHGVLRVGGRLTRSVLHPHVKHPAIVPNKSHVSSLLIKHYHERVHHQGRGITANELRSNGIWITGCSSAVASHIYKCTTCRKYRRNTQDPKMADLPEERMEMTPPFTYCGIDCFGPFYVKEARKELKKYGLIFTCMCSRAIHIEMLDDLTTDAFINALRIFIAIRGHVRQLRCDQGTNFVGARGEFMNTMKRINPEQLKEYGCEFIMNFPSSSHMGGVWERQIRTIRSVLTTILDQSAKRLDSASLRTFLYEVMAIINSRPLTVEHLNDPTSHEPLTPNHILMMKSNIIFPPPGEFVSQDLYLRKRWRQVQFLANEFWTRWKKEYLLNLQQRQIWQKEKRNTKVDDIVILQEDSSPRNQWRLARVTEVYPSPDGKVSKSETAN